Proteins from a genomic interval of Cognatishimia sp. WU-CL00825:
- the rplQ gene encoding 50S ribosomal protein L17, with protein MRHARGYRRLNRTHEHRKAMFANMAGSLIEHEQIKTTLPKAKELRPIVEKLITLAKKGDLHSRRNAASRLKQDKYVAKLFDVLGPRMAERNGGYIRIMKAGFRYGDMAPMAIIEFVDRDVDAKGAGDKARLVEIEDAE; from the coding sequence ATGCGTCACGCACGTGGTTACCGCCGCCTAAACCGGACACACGAACACCGTAAAGCGATGTTTGCAAACATGGCCGGCTCTTTGATCGAGCACGAGCAGATCAAAACAACTTTGCCAAAAGCAAAAGAACTGCGCCCGATCGTTGAAAAACTGATCACTTTGGCGAAAAAGGGTGACCTTCACTCTCGCCGTAACGCAGCGTCTCGTCTGAAACAAGACAAGTACGTTGCGAAACTGTTCGATGTTCTTGGCCCACGTATGGCAGAGCGTAACGGTGGTTACATCCGCATCATGAAAGCCGGTTTCCGTTATGGCGACATGGCCCCAATGGCGATCATCGAATTCGTTGACCGCGATGTTGACGCCAAAGGCGCAGGCGACAAAGCCCGCCTGGTAGAGATCGAAGACGCGGAATAA